The DNA window TTGCTGAAAATCCATTGAATTTCAGACAGATATTTATGATCACAAGACAGTGAAGGTGACAAATGCACTAACTGGATTCAAACTAATCATTCGCTGCTGTTTGATACATGCATACTCAAACTGTATTCAGCACCACATCTGCTTCAGTCATAGTAGATTGTGTTTGCTCTGTGTATCTTTACAATGAATGAGGTGCTTAGACGATAAACACATCCAGTGTGCAGGTGCAGACAATCACTTTGATACAAGAATTCTCACTGAAACAGCAATAAGTATTACCAATTTTCTTCAGCAttttagatatatatatatatctctgtTTCAGGCCAGGTTCAGCATAACACAAGCGAGTTCACAGCTCGTTCCATCTCACAGACTTCTCTTTTAAGTAGACATGGATGTAGATGTATAAAAACCCCTCACCTGTCGAGACTCTGGCTTGCCGTAGCGCAGCTCTGTGACAAAGTGTTCACAATTCTGAGTGGCAACAGAGTAAGGGAGCTCTCGACCAACCATCCTACAGGCATCCATAACAATCACGTGAGGCTCACGAGGCTGGTACTCGTCATCCAGAAGATTGTTGACCTCAAAACGGCTCGAGCCGACCACTTCCCAGATCTTCTGACGCCTCACACACGCTGTGCTGCTGTCTATTAATGTCAGCAGCTCGCCAAAGTTTCCCAACTCACCACCTGGATGTGCTTTTtggaagaggaaaaaggagGTTCGAGAGAGACTGTAGTAAGGATCGGTTCATGAATTAAGCAGAGCAAGTCAGTGTGTATTGGCTTTTGTTTAAATTCAGAAATGTAGAACTCACTTGGAGGAAGCAAATGAACAACTTCATTTCCTCCAATGTAGACAGCCCAGTGTGTATACATCCCACGAGAGATCTCAATCAGGTCCCCCGGCTTTGGATCATTGTCAAACTAAAAATAACAAGTAAACGCAGTTCTCAGTGTAAATGTACAAGTAAGCTAGTAAACGCTGACTAGAGGAAGAATAACAGTTAGTACTAAGGTGAAACTATAAGGCCCCTAATAGTCTTCACACTATGTATTGAGGCTACATGGCCTAAATTTGCGAATCATTAACCACAAGAGTCAGTGGGGCTGTTGTTGTTGAGTAGCTGCAAAGTGGTGATCAGTGCGATAAAGGCTGCATTTCATTTCTCATGAACTGTTCAATGGATTGAGCTGTCTACAATAAACTAAAGAGCATTTGTAATGTTGGGTGAAAATCTACAGCAATGCAGTATTACAGTGTGTaatatatctaaaaaaaaaatttagtgtCTCTTAGAAATGGTAACATGTTGCTCCACAACTGGAATAAATTCTGTGGATGTATTTTGTTAATTATTGTAATGCACTCATGCAgcacagaaaataataaaaatttgacCAAGTAAAAGCACACAACATACCTATGTAGCCTCAAAGTGATAAAATACACAGTAAAGTAACGGTGAAGTAAAGGAGCAGACGACTCACCAGTGTTGGTGCCATGTCTTCACCTCTTCATTCAGCAGGCAGGGGCGACTGGCAACATATTT is part of the Archocentrus centrarchus isolate MPI-CPG fArcCen1 chromosome 22, fArcCen1, whole genome shotgun sequence genome and encodes:
- the LOC115772783 gene encoding phospholipase A and acyltransferase 4-like — translated: MAPTLFDNDPKPGDLIEISRGMYTHWAVYIGGNEVVHLLPPTHPGGELGNFGELLTLIDSSTACVRRQKIWEVVGSSRFEVNNLLDDEYQPREPHVIVMDACRMVGRELPYSVATQNCEHFVTELRYGKPESRQVQTAAVIGGVAAVGVAVAVLGAALFSSLTKDENKRRNHK